In the Ctenopharyngodon idella isolate HZGC_01 chromosome 4, HZGC01, whole genome shotgun sequence genome, one interval contains:
- the LOC127510633 gene encoding gastrula zinc finger protein XlCGF57.1-like isoform X1, which yields MAFIKEESEDMKIEETFSVKQEDTEEQTDLMPLKDESQELNEVEDKNQFEKHHDFMTGEKSTQSEKISRKRPQKTKSNISNLTLKQNLDVHKRVQSGEKPFTCKLCGKSFSRKDSLKNHMRIHTGEKPFVCGQCGKSFRCKEKLTYHMKTHLNENYFKCHQCGKSFTDRKLLKNHVKTHTGEKHFMCHQCGKHFRFSKNLKTHMRIHTGERPFTCDHCGKSFCHKVSLKNHMNVHTGEKPFTCDHCGKCFVYKTTLNAHMRLHTGENPFTCKLCGKSFSLKGNLKTHMRIHTGEKPFICVQCGISFRRKETLYTHMRIHTGESSYICKLCGKNFSRKGNLKTHMRSHTGEKPFICNECGKSFGRKETLNYHTKIHSKENSFICHQCGKSFTDSNHLKRHVVTHTGEKPFMCHHCGKTCKNKAILEVHIRIHSGEKPFTCPQCGKSFTLKGNLQTHMRVHSGERPFECLQCEKSFRFKGNLKSHMRLHMSSV from the coding sequence ACCTGATGCCGCTGAAAGACGAAAGTCAAGAACTCAACGAAGTGGAAGataaaaatcagtttgagaAACATCATGATTTCATGACTGGAGAAAAATCTACACAGTCTGAAAAGATCTCACGAAAAAGACCTCAAAAGACCAAATCTAACATTTCTAATCTAACACTAAAACAAAACCTTGACGTCCACAAGAGAGTTCAGtctggagaaaagcctttcacctgcaaACTGTGTGGGAAAAGTTTCTCACGAAAAGACAGTCTTAAGaatcacatgagaattcacactggagagaagccgtttgTATGtggtcagtgtggaaagagtttcagatgTAAAGAAAAGCTCACTTACCACATGAAGACTCACTTAAATGAGAACTATTTTAAATgtcatcagtgtggaaagagtttcacagacAGAAAACTCCTTAAGAATCATGTAAAaactcacactggagagaagcatTTCATGTGTCATCAGTGTGGAAAACATTTCCGATTCAGTAAAAACCTTAAgactcacatgagaattcacactggagagaggccCTTCACATGCGatcactgtggaaagagtttctgtCATAAGGTTAGCCTCAAAAATCACATGAacgttcacactggagagaagccattcacATGTGATCACTGTGGAAAATGTTTTGTGTATAAAACAACACTTAATGCCCACATGAgacttcacactggagagaatcCATTCACCTGCAAActgtgtggaaagagcttcTCACTAAAAGGAAATCTTAAgactcacatgagaattcacactggagagaagccttttatATGTGTTCAGTGTGGAATAAGTTTCAGACGTAAAGAAACCCTTTATacccacatgagaattcacactggagagagctcTTATATCTGCAAACTGTGTGGGAAGAACTTCTCAAGAAAAGGAAATCTGAAGACTCACATGAGAagtcacactggagaaaagccatttATATGCAatgagtgtggaaagagtttcggACGTAAAGAAACACTTAATTACCACACAAAGATTCACTCAAAAGAGAACAGTTTTATATgtcatcagtgtggaaagagtttcacagacAGCAATCACCTTAAGAGGCATGTAGTaactcacactggagagaagcctttcatgTGCCATCACTGTGGAAAGACTTGTAAAAACAAAGCAATCCTTGAGGTTCATATAAGAATTCActctggagagaagcctttcacctgcccccagtgtggaaagagtttcacgcTTAAAGGAAACCTTCAGactcacatgagagttcactcTGGAGAGAGGCCTTTCGAGTGtcttcagtgtgaaaagagtttcaGATTTAAAGGAAACCTTAAAAGTCACATGAGGCTTCATATGTCTTCAGTGTGA
- the LOC127510633 gene encoding gastrula zinc finger protein XlCGF7.1-like isoform X4: protein MSFIKEESEDLKIEEVFRVKQEDTEEQTDLMLLKEESHELNKMDHFITGEKSFCCSQTEKSSAQKLAQKTETLNRHMGIHSKGDSFLCHQCGMSFPDVKLLKMHVRIHSGEKPFKCQQCKKSFQLNKYLKTHMKIHTGDKPFTCSQCGKSFCHKVSLKTHMMLHTGEKPFTCKLCGKSFSQQGNLTCHMRIHNGEKRFMCSQCSKSFSHKLSLKTHMRIHTGEKPYTCTQCGKNFTYKESLDIHLISHTGESPYTCKLCGKSFSLKGNLKTHLRVHTGEKPFACPHCGKSFTHKGNLEVHMRIHTGEKPYTCLQCEESFTYHRDLKRHMQNHSGKK from the exons atgtcgtttattaaagaggagagtgaagacttGAAGATTGAAGAAGTATTCAGAGTGAAacaagaagatactgaggaacaaacag ACCTGATGCTGCTGAAAGAGGAGAGTCACGAACTGAATAAAATGGATCATTTCATAACTGGAGAAAAATCTTTTTGTTGTTCACAGACTGAAAAGAGTTCAGCACAAAAACTGGCTCAAAAGACAGAAACCCTTAATCGCCACATGGGGATTCACTCAAAAGGGGACAGTTTTTTATGTCATCAGTGTGGAATGAGTTTTCCAGACGTAAAGCTCCTTAAAATGCATGTAAGAATTCActctggagagaaacctttcaaATGCCAGCAGTGTAAAAAGAGTTtccaattaaataaataccttAAGACTcacatgaaaattcacactGGTGACAAGCCTTTCACATGctctcaatgtggaaagagtttctgtCATAAAGTAAGTCTCAAGACTCACATGAtgcttcacactggagagaagcctttcacctgcaaactgtgtgggaagagcttctCACAGCAAGGAAATCTTACAtgtcacatgagaattcacaatgGAGAGAAGCGTTTCATGTGCTCTCAATGCAGTAAGAGTTTCAGTCATAAACTAAGCCTCAAgactcacatgagaattcacactggagagaagccttacacctgcacCCAATGTGGAAAGAATTTTACATATAAAGAATCCCTTGATATCCACTTAATaagtcacactggagagagtccTTATACCTGCAAActgtgtgggaagagcttctCACTAAAAGGAAATCTTAAGACTCActtgagagttcacactggagagaagccgtttgCCTGCCctcactgtggaaagagtttcacacataaAGGAAACCTTGAggttcacatgagaattcacactggagagaagccttacacgtGTCTTCAGTGTGAAGAAAGTTTCACATATCATAGAGACCTGAAACGTCACATGCAAAATCATTCTGGAAAGAAATAG
- the LOC127510633 gene encoding gastrula zinc finger protein XlCGF7.1-like isoform X6, which translates to MAFIKEESEDMKIEETFSVKQEDTEEQTDLMLLKEESHELNKMDHFITGEKSFCCSQTEKSSAQKLAQKTETLNRHMGIHSKGDSFLCHQCGMSFPDVKLLKMHVRIHSGEKPFKCQQCKKSFQLNKYLKTHMKIHTGDKPFTCSQCGKSFCHKVSLKTHMMLHTGEKPFTCKLCGKSFSQQGNLTCHMRIHNGEKRFMCSQCSKSFSHKLSLKTHMRIHTGEKPYTCTQCGKNFTYKESLDIHLISHTGESPYTCKLCGKSFSLKGNLKTHLRVHTGEKPFACPHCGKSFTHKGNLEVHMRIHTGEKPYTCLQCEESFTYHRDLKRHMQNHSGKK; encoded by the coding sequence ACCTGATGCTGCTGAAAGAGGAGAGTCACGAACTGAATAAAATGGATCATTTCATAACTGGAGAAAAATCTTTTTGTTGTTCACAGACTGAAAAGAGTTCAGCACAAAAACTGGCTCAAAAGACAGAAACCCTTAATCGCCACATGGGGATTCACTCAAAAGGGGACAGTTTTTTATGTCATCAGTGTGGAATGAGTTTTCCAGACGTAAAGCTCCTTAAAATGCATGTAAGAATTCActctggagagaaacctttcaaATGCCAGCAGTGTAAAAAGAGTTtccaattaaataaataccttAAGACTcacatgaaaattcacactGGTGACAAGCCTTTCACATGctctcaatgtggaaagagtttctgtCATAAAGTAAGTCTCAAGACTCACATGAtgcttcacactggagagaagcctttcacctgcaaactgtgtgggaagagcttctCACAGCAAGGAAATCTTACAtgtcacatgagaattcacaatgGAGAGAAGCGTTTCATGTGCTCTCAATGCAGTAAGAGTTTCAGTCATAAACTAAGCCTCAAgactcacatgagaattcacactggagagaagccttacacctgcacCCAATGTGGAAAGAATTTTACATATAAAGAATCCCTTGATATCCACTTAATaagtcacactggagagagtccTTATACCTGCAAActgtgtgggaagagcttctCACTAAAAGGAAATCTTAAGACTCActtgagagttcacactggagagaagccgtttgCCTGCCctcactgtggaaagagtttcacacataaAGGAAACCTTGAggttcacatgagaattcacactggagagaagccttacacgtGTCTTCAGTGTGAAGAAAGTTTCACATATCATAGAGACCTGAAACGTCACATGCAAAATCATTCTGGAAAGAAATAG